One genomic segment of Amycolatopsis sp. Hca4 includes these proteins:
- a CDS encoding zinc-binding dehydrogenase, giving the protein MRAVVQHGTGGPDVLKVADRPEPTRNPGEVLVRTEAIGVPFYETQMRSGQIPAGPATAIFGHEAAGIVLEADDETLRGQRVVTMSFTGGAYAEVVAASQYSLVPDGVTAEQAVAAAVPASVALGLMDAADVKAGETVLVEAVSGAIGGYLARLAERKGARVVTTAGKGKADIDHDDPDWRQRVPEGIDVVFESIGGPRAAELIAKLAPHGRILAYGLLSGEFPAFPVAGLISRGLTLIGFGGPDAYGKRIAAVRAEALGLVADGTLTPVIDRTYPLADVAAAHARVESREGAGKVVLVP; this is encoded by the coding sequence ATGCGCGCAGTGGTGCAGCACGGCACGGGTGGTCCGGACGTGCTCAAGGTGGCAGACCGGCCCGAACCGACCCGGAACCCCGGCGAAGTGCTCGTCAGGACCGAGGCCATCGGCGTGCCGTTCTACGAGACGCAGATGCGATCCGGGCAGATTCCGGCCGGTCCGGCGACGGCGATCTTCGGGCACGAGGCCGCCGGGATCGTCCTCGAGGCCGATGACGAAACCCTGCGCGGACAAAGGGTCGTCACCATGTCTTTCACCGGGGGCGCGTACGCCGAGGTCGTCGCCGCGAGCCAGTACAGCCTCGTGCCCGATGGCGTCACGGCCGAGCAGGCCGTCGCGGCCGCCGTTCCGGCCTCCGTGGCGCTCGGTCTGATGGACGCCGCGGATGTGAAAGCCGGGGAAACCGTGCTGGTCGAGGCCGTCTCCGGGGCCATCGGTGGCTATCTGGCCCGGCTGGCCGAGCGGAAAGGCGCTCGAGTCGTGACGACCGCCGGCAAGGGCAAGGCCGACATCGACCACGACGACCCGGACTGGCGGCAGCGGGTCCCGGAAGGCATCGACGTCGTCTTCGAGTCGATCGGCGGCCCGCGCGCGGCCGAGCTCATCGCGAAACTTGCGCCGCACGGCCGGATCCTCGCCTACGGCCTGCTCAGCGGCGAATTCCCGGCCTTCCCCGTCGCCGGCCTGATCTCACGCGGGCTGACCCTGATCGGCTTCGGTGGGCCGGACGCTTACGGGAAGCGGATCGCGGCCGTCCGCGCCGAGGCACTCGGCCTGGTCGCGGACGGCACGCTGACCCCGGTCATCGACCGCACCTACCCCCTCGCGGACGTCGCCGCGGCGCACGCGCGGGTCGAGAGCCGCGAAGGGGCCGGCAAGGTCGTGCTCGTCCCTTAG
- a CDS encoding ABC transporter ATP-binding protein — translation MEFMLARRGRRRHAVTVPESGLTGPVDIPEPKQDDQPKDLRSRLRRAKTSVAGTVRGLPKVVKLTWQASPVLTILLALITLLAGLLPTVTAYVAKLLLDSVVAAIQGKGTTGDIVNVALFQFGVLAATAISSALTSIAQSLLQERMTLTIRHQVMAHASELHLAYFEGSASYDMLRQAAQEAPTRPLSMMNSALGLVRTLITFGSMIALLVSISPLLALVALVAPIPAFISQSKYGSRAFWLTFLMSPIKRRMDYLSSLVTTDTYAKETKLFGLGPYFVDRFRRLGLVSYERQRKLTINRNISSTSWGLLSTLAGSAIALYIALEAVGGRLTLGDLALYTAAATSVQTSVSGLFTAFSGMYENNLYLDTLYRFLDTKPEITAPASPRPFPSTVEGHIRFDSVTFAYPGSEEPALEDVSFEIRPGETVAVVGRNGAGKSTLFKLLCRLYDPTDGRILLDGVDIREYDPVELRTRISAMFQDYVTYQGTAAENIGLGDLARLEDRPHIEDSARRAGADERIERLPSGYDSPLGRWFDQGVSLSGGEWQKIALARAFQREAPILILDEPTSALDAQAEHDLFSRLRELSEGRTTLYISHRFSTVRQAERILLLDRGKVAEYGTHEELMAAKAGYAELFTLQAQAYLDEVPG, via the coding sequence ATGGAGTTCATGCTGGCCCGGCGCGGCCGGCGCCGGCACGCCGTGACAGTGCCGGAAAGCGGGCTCACCGGGCCCGTCGACATCCCCGAACCGAAGCAGGACGACCAGCCCAAGGACCTGCGCTCGCGGCTGCGGCGCGCGAAGACGTCCGTGGCGGGCACGGTCCGCGGCCTGCCGAAGGTCGTCAAGCTGACCTGGCAGGCCAGCCCGGTCCTGACCATCCTCCTGGCGCTGATCACGCTGCTGGCGGGCCTGCTGCCGACGGTCACCGCGTACGTCGCGAAGCTGCTGCTCGACTCGGTCGTCGCGGCGATCCAGGGCAAGGGCACCACCGGCGACATCGTGAACGTCGCGCTGTTCCAGTTCGGCGTGCTCGCGGCGACCGCGATCAGCAGCGCGCTGACGTCGATCGCGCAGTCGCTGCTGCAGGAGCGCATGACGCTGACCATCCGCCACCAGGTGATGGCCCACGCGAGTGAGCTGCACCTGGCGTACTTCGAGGGGTCCGCGTCCTACGACATGCTGCGCCAGGCCGCGCAGGAGGCGCCGACGCGGCCGCTGTCGATGATGAACTCCGCACTGGGGCTGGTGCGGACGCTGATCACCTTCGGCAGCATGATCGCGCTGCTCGTTTCGATCAGCCCGCTGCTGGCCCTGGTCGCGCTGGTGGCGCCGATCCCGGCGTTCATCTCGCAGTCCAAGTACGGCTCGCGCGCGTTCTGGCTGACGTTCCTGATGTCGCCGATCAAGCGGCGGATGGACTACCTGTCGTCGCTGGTCACCACGGACACCTACGCCAAGGAGACGAAGCTGTTCGGGCTCGGCCCGTACTTCGTCGACCGCTTCCGCCGGCTCGGCTTGGTTTCCTACGAGCGGCAGCGGAAGCTGACGATCAACCGCAACATCAGCTCGACGTCCTGGGGACTGCTGAGCACGCTCGCGGGCTCGGCGATCGCGCTGTACATCGCCCTGGAGGCGGTGGGCGGCCGGCTGACGCTGGGCGACCTGGCGCTGTACACGGCCGCGGCGACGTCCGTGCAGACGTCGGTGTCCGGGCTGTTCACCGCGTTTTCGGGGATGTACGAGAACAACCTGTACCTGGACACGCTGTACCGGTTCCTGGACACGAAGCCGGAGATCACGGCACCCGCGTCGCCACGGCCGTTCCCGTCCACTGTGGAGGGTCACATCCGGTTCGACTCGGTGACGTTCGCCTACCCCGGCTCGGAGGAGCCGGCCCTGGAGGACGTCAGCTTCGAGATCCGGCCGGGTGAGACGGTGGCGGTGGTGGGCCGCAACGGCGCGGGCAAGTCGACGCTGTTCAAGCTCCTGTGCCGGCTGTACGACCCGACGGACGGCCGCATCCTGCTGGACGGCGTCGACATCCGCGAGTACGACCCGGTCGAGCTGCGCACGCGGATCAGCGCGATGTTCCAGGACTACGTCACGTACCAGGGAACGGCGGCGGAGAACATCGGCCTCGGCGACCTGGCCCGGCTCGAGGACCGCCCGCACATCGAGGATTCGGCCCGCCGGGCGGGCGCGGACGAGCGCATCGAGCGGCTGCCGTCCGGCTACGACAGCCCCTTGGGCCGGTGGTTCGACCAGGGCGTCTCCCTGTCCGGCGGCGAGTGGCAGAAGATCGCGCTGGCGCGAGCGTTCCAGCGCGAGGCACCGATCTTGATCCTGGACGAGCCGACGTCGGCGCTGGACGCCCAGGCGGAGCACGACCTGTTCTCGCGGTTGCGCGAGCTGTCCGAGGGCCGGACGACGCTGTACATCTCGCACCGGTTCTCGACGGTCCGGCAGGCGGAGCGGATCCTGCTGCTGGACCGCGGGAAGGTGGCCGAGTACGGGACGCACGAGGAGCTGATGGCGGCCAAGGCGGGGTACGCGGAGCTGTTCACGTTGCAGGCGCAGGCGTACCTCGACGAGGTGCCGGGCTAA
- a CDS encoding TetR/AcrR family transcriptional regulator, whose product MSAEDRRAMIVHAVLPLLMEHGTGVTTSQIARAAGIGEGTIFRAFKDKDELFDACTAEVLRPDHVLDAIAEIPIEQPLADRLVEAAEALGAHFERMGALMGALHATGRHKQRDPEQRLKNRTMKGGRSESMAAMRGAITELFEPEADRLRLSPEQLASLFLTLLFGGRRMAPVDDAPTTRQVVDVFLHGAVEAK is encoded by the coding sequence ATGAGCGCCGAAGACCGGCGCGCCATGATCGTGCACGCGGTGCTGCCGCTCCTGATGGAGCACGGCACCGGCGTCACCACCAGCCAGATCGCCCGCGCCGCCGGCATCGGCGAGGGCACCATCTTCCGCGCGTTCAAGGATAAGGACGAGCTCTTCGACGCCTGCACCGCCGAGGTGCTGCGCCCCGACCACGTCCTCGACGCGATCGCCGAAATCCCAATCGAACAACCACTGGCGGACCGGCTCGTCGAGGCCGCCGAAGCGCTCGGTGCACACTTCGAGCGGATGGGCGCGCTGATGGGCGCCCTGCACGCGACCGGCAGGCACAAGCAGCGCGATCCCGAGCAGCGCCTGAAGAACCGCACGATGAAAGGCGGCCGCAGCGAGTCGATGGCCGCCATGCGCGGCGCGATCACCGAGCTGTTCGAGCCCGAAGCGGACCGGCTGCGGCTGAGCCCCGAGCAGCTGGCCTCCCTGTTCCTGACCCTGCTGTTCGGCGGCCGCCGGATGGCACCGGTCGACGACGCGCCCACCACGCGCCAGGTGGTCGACGTCTTCCTGCACGGCGCCGTGGAGGCCAAGTGA
- a CDS encoding dihydrolipoamide acetyltransferase family protein produces the protein MPTYKQFPLADTAEGLTEADILSWHVKPGDTVTVNQIVVEIETAKAAVELPIPWAGVVTELHVEPGQTVEVGTPILTIDVDPGGAAAPAPAAAPASAPAEEEEMKPLVGYGSKAVVTQRRARKGAAPAAAVAAPPAPVAPAPVAPAPVAPAPVAPVAPRGGYVPLAKPPVRKLAKDLGVDLHALTGSASGGIITREDVERAANGTPVAAPVVDSGSRERRVPIKGVRKATAAAMVQSAYTAPHVTEFLTIDVTPMMEFREKLKKSREFAGVKVTPLTFAAKAVCLAAKRTPDVNAVWDEAAQEIVYKDYVHLGIAAATPRGLIVPKVRDADSMSLKELAQALTALTDTAREGKTSPADMANGTITITNVGVFGVDTGTPIINPGESAILCLGAIKDQPWVVDGEIKVRKVLQLSLSFDHRVVDGQQGSEFLADVGALLADPAMAMTY, from the coding sequence ATGCCAACGTACAAGCAATTCCCCCTGGCCGACACGGCCGAGGGGCTGACCGAAGCCGACATCCTGTCCTGGCACGTGAAGCCCGGCGACACGGTGACGGTGAACCAGATCGTGGTCGAGATCGAGACCGCGAAGGCCGCCGTGGAGCTGCCGATCCCGTGGGCCGGGGTCGTCACGGAACTGCACGTCGAGCCGGGGCAGACGGTGGAGGTCGGCACGCCGATCCTCACCATCGACGTCGACCCCGGCGGGGCTGCCGCGCCCGCGCCCGCTGCTGCTCCCGCCTCGGCGCCCGCCGAGGAAGAGGAGATGAAGCCGCTGGTCGGGTACGGCTCCAAGGCCGTCGTCACGCAGCGGCGGGCCCGGAAGGGCGCTGCTCCGGCAGCTGCCGTTGCGGCTCCTCCGGCGCCCGTTGCTCCGGCACCTGTCGCTCCGGCTCCGGTTGCTCCGGCCCCGGTTGCTCCGGTTGCTCCGCGCGGTGGGTACGTCCCGCTGGCGAAGCCGCCGGTGCGGAAGCTGGCCAAGGACCTCGGCGTCGACCTGCACGCGCTGACCGGCAGTGCGTCCGGCGGCATCATCACGCGGGAAGACGTCGAGCGGGCCGCCAACGGCACCCCGGTCGCCGCCCCCGTGGTGGACAGCGGGTCCCGCGAGCGGCGCGTCCCGATCAAGGGCGTCCGCAAGGCCACCGCGGCCGCGATGGTGCAGAGCGCGTACACCGCTCCGCACGTCACGGAGTTCCTGACCATCGACGTCACGCCGATGATGGAGTTCCGCGAGAAGCTGAAGAAGTCGCGGGAGTTCGCCGGGGTCAAGGTCACGCCGCTGACGTTCGCGGCGAAGGCCGTGTGCCTGGCGGCGAAGCGCACGCCGGACGTCAACGCGGTCTGGGACGAAGCGGCGCAGGAGATCGTCTACAAGGACTACGTGCACCTGGGCATCGCGGCGGCGACCCCGCGCGGCCTGATCGTGCCCAAGGTCCGCGACGCCGACTCGATGTCGCTGAAGGAGCTGGCCCAGGCCCTGACGGCGTTGACCGACACGGCCCGCGAGGGCAAGACGTCCCCGGCGGACATGGCGAACGGCACGATCACGATCACGAACGTGGGCGTGTTCGGCGTCGACACGGGAACGCCGATCATCAACCCTGGCGAGTCCGCGATCCTGTGCCTCGGCGCGATCAAGGACCAGCCATGGGTGGTCGACGGCGAGATCAAGGTCCGGAAAGTGCTCCAGCTGTCGCTGAGCTTCGACCACCGCGTGGTCGACGGCCAGCAGGGTTCGGAGTTCCTGGCCGACGTCGGCGCGCTGCTGGCCGACCCGGCGATGGCCATGACGTACTGA
- a CDS encoding alpha-ketoacid dehydrogenase subunit beta: protein MSDLQKLTIGKALNLGLRRAMEEDPKVLIMGEDVGKLGGVFRITDGLQKDFGEQRVLDTPLAESGIIGTAVGLAVRGFRPVCEIQFEGFIFPGFDQISSQLAKLHYRTQGKIKMPVVIRVPFGGGIGAVEHHSESPESLFAHIPGLKVVSISNAVDAYWGIQQAIRSDDPVLFFEPKRLYHSGALRAEIDVAGTPAQVFSSQVVREGTTATVVAYGPSVKVALDAAAAAEDEGKSLEVIDLRTLSPLDLGPVFESVRKTGRLIALSEAPSESSLTSEIAARVQQECFYSLEAPVLRVTGFDTPYPPAKLEEHYLPDLDRVLHAVDRSLAW from the coding sequence ATGTCCGACCTCCAGAAACTCACCATCGGCAAGGCGCTCAACCTCGGCCTGCGCCGCGCGATGGAAGAAGACCCCAAGGTCCTGATCATGGGCGAGGACGTCGGCAAGCTCGGCGGCGTCTTCCGGATCACCGACGGCCTGCAGAAGGACTTCGGCGAGCAGCGCGTGCTGGACACGCCGCTCGCCGAGTCGGGCATCATCGGCACCGCGGTCGGCCTGGCCGTGCGCGGCTTCCGGCCGGTGTGCGAGATCCAGTTCGAGGGCTTCATCTTCCCGGGCTTCGACCAGATCTCTTCGCAGCTGGCGAAGCTGCACTACCGGACGCAGGGCAAGATCAAGATGCCCGTCGTGATCCGGGTGCCGTTCGGCGGCGGGATCGGCGCGGTCGAACACCACTCGGAGTCGCCGGAGTCGCTGTTCGCGCACATCCCGGGCCTCAAGGTCGTGTCCATTTCGAACGCCGTCGACGCCTACTGGGGCATCCAGCAGGCGATCAGGTCCGACGACCCGGTGCTGTTCTTCGAGCCGAAGCGGCTGTATCACTCGGGTGCGCTGCGCGCGGAGATCGACGTGGCCGGCACGCCGGCGCAGGTGTTCTCCTCGCAGGTCGTGCGCGAAGGCACGACGGCGACGGTCGTCGCGTACGGCCCGTCGGTGAAGGTCGCCCTCGACGCGGCCGCCGCGGCCGAGGACGAAGGCAAGTCCCTCGAGGTCATCGACCTGCGCACGCTCTCGCCGCTGGACCTCGGCCCGGTGTTCGAGTCGGTGCGCAAGACCGGGCGGCTGATCGCGCTGTCGGAGGCGCCGTCGGAGTCGTCGCTGACGTCGGAGATCGCCGCGCGCGTCCAGCAGGAGTGCTTCTACTCGCTGGAGGCCCCCGTCCTCCGGGTGACCGGGTTCGACACGCCGTACCCGCCGGCCAAGCTCGAGGAGCACTACCTCCCCGACCTGGACCGGGTGCTGCACGCCGTCGACCGCTCGCTCGCCTGGTAA
- the pdhA gene encoding pyruvate dehydrogenase (acetyl-transferring) E1 component subunit alpha: protein MPSEQWTHPEPGDGPAAVAAQPSPEQVIAGLRATSEGGAELTQLLTPEGERVPSPQFDKYVDDIDAEALRGLYRDMVLVRRADREANAMQRQGQLGIWVPLLGQEAAQIGSGRALKANDMAFPSYREHGVAFTRGVDMKDLLGIFRCTDHSGWDYQRHGFHPYTIVIGNQVLNAAGYAMGQKFEGKVGDDDGEATIVYFGDGATSQGDVHEGFVWAAVYDAPLVFFCQNNQWAISEPTERQSRLPLYQRARGYGFPGIRVDGNDVLACLAVSRWALDECRHGNGPVLIEAFTYRMDAHTTTDDPTRYRLSDELEEWKLKDPIERVRAYLARGGYADQAFFDKIQDEADAFAADLREYTFNMPEPPPDRIFSNVYAEGNPVLEAQREEFLSYLDGFVSAGEH from the coding sequence ATGCCGTCCGAACAGTGGACGCACCCGGAGCCAGGAGACGGGCCGGCCGCCGTAGCGGCCCAGCCGTCCCCCGAGCAGGTGATCGCCGGATTGCGGGCAACCAGCGAAGGTGGCGCTGAGCTGACTCAGCTGCTCACCCCCGAAGGCGAACGGGTCCCGTCGCCCCAGTTCGACAAGTACGTCGACGACATCGACGCCGAAGCACTCCGCGGGCTCTACCGCGACATGGTGCTGGTCCGGCGGGCCGACCGCGAAGCGAACGCCATGCAGCGCCAGGGCCAGCTCGGCATCTGGGTGCCGCTGCTCGGCCAGGAGGCCGCGCAGATCGGCTCGGGCCGGGCGCTCAAGGCCAACGACATGGCCTTCCCGAGCTACCGCGAGCACGGCGTCGCGTTCACGCGCGGGGTCGACATGAAGGACCTGCTCGGCATCTTCCGGTGCACCGACCACAGCGGCTGGGACTACCAGCGCCACGGCTTCCACCCGTACACCATCGTGATCGGCAACCAGGTGCTCAACGCCGCCGGTTACGCGATGGGCCAGAAGTTCGAGGGCAAGGTCGGTGACGACGACGGCGAAGCGACCATCGTCTACTTCGGAGACGGCGCGACCTCGCAGGGTGACGTCCACGAAGGATTCGTCTGGGCCGCGGTCTACGACGCGCCACTGGTGTTCTTCTGCCAGAACAACCAGTGGGCGATCTCCGAGCCGACCGAGCGCCAGTCCCGCCTGCCGCTGTACCAGCGCGCCCGCGGCTACGGCTTCCCCGGCATCCGCGTCGACGGCAACGACGTCCTGGCCTGCCTCGCGGTGTCCCGCTGGGCGCTCGACGAGTGCCGCCACGGCAACGGACCCGTCCTGATCGAGGCGTTCACCTACCGGATGGACGCGCACACGACCACCGACGACCCCACCCGCTACCGGCTCTCCGACGAGCTGGAGGAGTGGAAGCTCAAGGACCCGATCGAGCGCGTCCGCGCGTACCTGGCCCGCGGCGGCTACGCCGACCAGGCGTTCTTCGACAAGATCCAGGACGAAGCCGACGCCTTCGCCGCCGACCTGCGCGAGTACACGTTCAACATGCCGGAGCCGCCGCCGGACCGGATCTTCAGCAACGTCTACGCCGAGGGCAACCCGGTGCTGGAGGCGCAGCGCGAAGAGTTCCTGTCCTACCTCGACGGCTTCGTATCGGCGGGTGAGCACTGA
- a CDS encoding M20/M25/M40 family metallo-hydrolase, which yields MEQKSVRESVVASWTGDVIPSLSGLVAIPALSPAFDAEWAKSGHLAAAVEHVREWIAGRDLPGATLEVVRLEDRTPLLLVDVPATPGAADKGTVLMYGHLDKQPPVGGWSEGLGPWTPVIRDGRLYGRGSVDDGYSGYAATTAIEAVHAAGGEHARIVVLLETGEESGSPDLPAYVEHLADRIGEVSLVICLDAGGSDYERLWLVTSLRGMLHLDVTVQLLRSAQHSGIASGVVASSFRILRHLIERLEDSATGELLLDELKVDVPANRLSELKAVSQDFPEALSKAFPLVEGGRVITEDALELMLNNAWRPTLSVIGADGFPKPADAGNVLRESTTLTLSFRLPPTADAEKALEAVKRALSTDVPYGAKVTFGDNPQAEDGWNAPTESPWLTTALRTVSDEVFGQPHRATGMGGSIPFMGLLSQKYPEAQFLVTGACGADSNIHVPDEWLHLDYAQQVTEAVAHILDAHARG from the coding sequence GTGGAGCAGAAATCCGTTCGTGAATCCGTAGTGGCGTCGTGGACCGGCGACGTCATCCCGAGCCTGTCCGGACTGGTGGCGATCCCCGCCTTGTCCCCGGCCTTCGACGCCGAATGGGCGAAGAGCGGCCACCTCGCCGCCGCCGTCGAGCACGTCCGCGAGTGGATCGCCGGGCGTGACCTGCCGGGCGCGACCCTCGAGGTCGTCCGGCTCGAAGACCGGACCCCGCTGCTGCTCGTCGACGTCCCGGCGACCCCGGGCGCGGCGGACAAGGGCACCGTCCTGATGTACGGCCACCTCGACAAGCAGCCCCCGGTCGGCGGCTGGTCCGAGGGCCTCGGCCCGTGGACCCCGGTGATCCGCGACGGCAGGCTGTACGGCCGCGGGTCGGTCGACGACGGCTACTCCGGCTACGCGGCGACCACGGCGATCGAGGCCGTGCACGCGGCCGGCGGCGAGCACGCCCGGATCGTCGTGCTGCTGGAGACCGGCGAGGAGTCCGGCAGCCCCGACCTGCCCGCGTACGTCGAGCACCTGGCCGACCGCATCGGCGAGGTGTCGCTGGTGATCTGCCTCGACGCCGGCGGCAGCGACTACGAGCGGTTGTGGCTGGTCACGAGCCTGCGCGGGATGCTGCACCTCGACGTCACCGTGCAGCTGCTCAGGTCGGCCCAGCACTCGGGCATCGCCTCCGGGGTCGTCGCCAGCTCGTTCCGGATCCTGCGGCACCTGATCGAACGCCTCGAGGACAGCGCGACCGGCGAACTGCTGCTGGACGAGCTCAAGGTCGACGTCCCGGCGAACCGGCTTTCGGAGCTCAAGGCCGTCTCCCAGGACTTCCCGGAGGCGCTGTCGAAGGCGTTCCCGCTGGTCGAGGGCGGCCGCGTGATCACCGAGGACGCGCTGGAGCTGATGCTCAACAACGCGTGGCGCCCGACGCTGTCGGTGATCGGCGCCGACGGCTTCCCGAAGCCGGCCGACGCCGGCAACGTGCTGCGCGAGAGCACCACGCTGACGCTGAGCTTCCGCCTCCCGCCGACCGCCGACGCCGAGAAGGCGCTCGAAGCCGTGAAGCGGGCCCTGTCCACCGACGTCCCGTATGGCGCGAAGGTGACCTTCGGCGACAACCCGCAGGCGGAGGACGGCTGGAACGCGCCGACCGAGTCGCCGTGGCTGACGACGGCCCTGCGCACGGTCAGCGACGAGGTGTTCGGGCAGCCGCACCGGGCGACCGGCATGGGCGGGTCGATCCCGTTCATGGGCCTGCTCTCGCAGAAGTACCCGGAGGCGCAGTTCCTGGTCACCGGTGCGTGCGGGGCCGACTCGAACATCCACGTGCCGGACGAGTGGCTCCACCTGGACTACGCGCAGCAGGTCACCGAGGCCGTCGCGCACATCCTGGACGCGCACGCCCGCGGCTAG
- a CDS encoding TetR family transcriptional regulator translates to MARWDPGTADRLRKAALELYAEHGYDAVTITQIAERAGITRRTYFRYFPDKREVLFAGAEQLPPAVFEAVLAAEEGESPLRTALTALAEVGTQVTQLVDPSPQRRAVIAATPELRERERSKGAAMTTAIRDALEKREVPPELAKPAAQVAATILGDAFDRWIDSGGDQQFPAYLDAATEAFREACR, encoded by the coding sequence GTGGCCAGATGGGATCCCGGGACCGCGGACCGGCTGCGGAAAGCCGCGCTGGAGCTGTACGCCGAGCACGGCTACGACGCCGTGACGATCACGCAGATCGCCGAGCGCGCGGGGATCACGCGCCGCACGTACTTCCGCTACTTCCCCGACAAGCGCGAAGTCCTCTTCGCGGGCGCGGAGCAGCTACCGCCGGCGGTCTTCGAAGCCGTCCTCGCCGCCGAAGAAGGCGAATCACCCCTGCGGACCGCGCTCACCGCGTTGGCCGAGGTCGGGACGCAGGTCACGCAGCTCGTCGACCCGTCTCCCCAGCGCCGGGCGGTCATCGCCGCCACCCCCGAGCTCCGCGAACGCGAGCGGAGCAAGGGCGCGGCGATGACGACGGCGATCCGGGACGCGCTCGAGAAGCGCGAAGTACCGCCCGAGCTGGCGAAACCGGCGGCGCAGGTCGCGGCGACCATCCTCGGCGACGCCTTCGACCGCTGGATCGACTCGGGCGGTGACCAGCAGTTCCCGGCCTACCTCGATGCGGCCACCGAGGCGTTCCGGGAAGCCTGCCGCTAG
- a CDS encoding transglutaminase family protein, translating to MTWQLRVAHRTGYRYATPATQSYNEARLTPRSDRRQTTVATRIETTPATRAYRYTDYWGTVVTSFDLHAPHTEFTVLATSVVETADEAEPIRTASWKDLRSETVIDHRTEYLTPTDYTPRDVTLAREARELRRGLDPADAVLAVNEWVNKQLKYQPGTTGVHSTATDAWQAREGVCQDFAHVTLVMLRAIGVPARYVSGYLHTKPDAKLGEVVEGESHAWVDVWTGGWWAYDPTNGIPVGPRHVWVAMGRDYADVAPLKGIFTGGGQSTLDVSVHLTRLA from the coding sequence GTGACGTGGCAGCTGCGGGTGGCGCACCGGACCGGGTACCGGTACGCGACACCGGCGACGCAGTCGTACAACGAGGCCCGGCTGACCCCGCGCTCCGACCGCCGCCAGACGACGGTGGCGACCCGCATCGAGACGACCCCGGCCACCCGCGCCTACCGGTACACGGACTACTGGGGCACGGTCGTGACGTCGTTCGACCTCCACGCGCCGCACACGGAGTTCACCGTCTTGGCGACTTCGGTCGTCGAGACGGCGGACGAGGCGGAACCGATCCGCACGGCGTCGTGGAAGGACCTGCGGTCGGAGACGGTGATCGACCACCGCACCGAGTACCTGACCCCGACCGACTACACCCCGCGCGACGTCACGCTGGCGCGCGAGGCCCGCGAGCTGCGCCGGGGCTTGGACCCGGCGGACGCGGTGCTGGCGGTGAACGAGTGGGTGAACAAGCAGCTCAAGTACCAGCCGGGCACCACGGGCGTCCACTCGACGGCGACGGACGCCTGGCAGGCGCGCGAGGGCGTCTGCCAGGACTTCGCGCACGTGACGCTGGTGATGCTGCGGGCGATCGGGGTGCCGGCGCGGTACGTGTCGGGGTACCTGCACACGAAGCCGGACGCGAAGCTCGGCGAGGTGGTCGAGGGCGAGTCCCACGCGTGGGTGGACGTCTGGACGGGCGGCTGGTGGGCGTACGACCCGACGAACGGCATCCCGGTCGGGCCGCGGCACGTGTGGGTGGCGATGGGGCGGGATTATGCGGATGTGGCACCGCTGAAGGGGATCTTCACCGGGGGTGGACAGTCTACTTTGGACGTATCGGTCCACCTGACCAGGCTCGCCTAG